CGCCGGTCTCGGCGGTTCTACCCCGGCCACCCTCGTGGAGATCACCCTCGGCCAGGGCCAGACTCAGGACTTCTACGACGTGAGCCTCGTGGACGGCTACAACCTCGGCATCTCCATGACGCCGTTCCGAGGGAAGGCATccgtcggcggcggcggcgggggggCGCGGTGCGCGGCTGCGGGGTGCGTGAGCGATCTGAACGCGGTGTGCCCGGCGGGGCTGGCGGTGAGAGACGGGGGGCGAGGTGGGGGGAGGGTGGTGGGGTGCAAGAGCGCGTGCTCGGCGTTTGGGTCGCCGAGGTACTGCTGCACGGGGAGCTACGGGGGGCCGCAGCAGTGCAAGCCCACGTCCTACTCGCGGCTGTTCAAGACCGCATGCCCCCGGGCTTACTCCTACGCCTACGACGATGCCACAAGCATCCTCACCTGCTCCCCGGGCGCCAGCTACCTCGTCACCTTCTGCCCCCACCACTGATTCATTTCAACATCAAACCATCACCAAACATGGCTGCTTGCTGCTGCTGTCATGATGCATTGCCTCATCTTACTActtcatacatacatatatatatatatatatatgtagtggTACTGCTAGGAGCTACTAGGAATAGTTTGTACTACTTCTCATGGATCTTATGACATCTAGTCTTATCTCCTTGTTAGTTTACTTCTATATATGTTATCACCTGATGCTTCTATCTCATGTTTGGATTTGTATTTCAGTTAGTGTGTTGGAAGTTAAGTGAAGGACTTTGGCATGGTTGATGGAAATTAATTGATGAAATGGCTTCACTCAGAGGAGAAGGGCAGAAATAACAACAATGTGTTTGTTGCCTATGAAATCTAAGAAATTTTCGGAACCAAAGAGAAATATTTTAAAGAGGATTTATGAATTATTGCTTGGTTTCTTGTCGGATTTTTTCTTACTATGTGATGTCTGAAGAATGTGGAAATGAATCAAAGGGGGAATGGTAGGGAGATGGGGAATATGCAAGCCTTCTTGATTGCTTCTATGCAAAATATGAGATTTGTTGAAGCATCATTTTCTATCATATAGATCTAAGGCAGTTTCTTCAGAATGTGATTAAAGAATATGGCtatgtttgttttttttctttatttcagaGAGAGATCCTCTGCTGTCTCttggtagtttttttttttttttggaaaaacaaaaaattattcTTTGATAATTAGAATAATGTTTTGGCGTTGCTTCCATCGCTAGTAACATCAAGATTTCCATATGAACGAGAGATTTTTTGATAAAGAAGACATCTAAGCTTTAGGTTATTTCATATTGTTCTTCTCCAAAAAATTAAAGGCTTGGATAGTCTGGTAACAGGGAAAGAAATTGCAAACTATAGATCTCGGTGGAACAGAGTTGTTTTCCAAGAGAGCCAGAGTCTCCATTCAATGTTTTGCATAATATGCTCAAATTCTTGCTTGCTTCTGATGCTTATTATGGTCCCTAACAGTATTTTAGGACAAAttagaagcaagaaaaattcaaCAGGATTTTCCCTTTAATGTCAAGGGGATTCCAATAAGGATTTCATTAGAAAGCAAAGATTGTCCTCAACAATTTAAGGACAAGTTACACCAAACAAAAACTTGGATAATATTAGTGGTCAATCGAGGGTATATATGGAGATTTGTCTACTCCTAGAAACCCAAATGGTGGATTTTGGTGGCTATAAacttaaaatatcaataaaTAAATGATAGTAAGCTCTAACTTGTATCAGCTTTAAGAAAATTTGAACTTCCAATTCAGGCTCGCACCTCTCTGCTCAGCAACCAGAAATTCTGAATTCAAATCTTGGATGGTCCATTTCCAAATATTTGAGACTGGATAATCACAGTTTAGGTGGAAGTCCCTCAttttatctcagaaaaacatgcTAAAACTTCTTGTTTATTCCTCTAGCTTCAGCTTTACTTCAATTCATAACATTATAATATCTCAGCTTCATATAGCTTCAAGTTTGGAGCTATTAGCTTCAGTATTTAAGACTCAGCTTAAAGCTCTGATTCCAGCAAAAAATGAAGGGCCATACTCTTTAACACAAGTATAAGAGAAAGCTTTGCTCCCAAGTAGAAAGCTCTAACGAAGCCACAATCTCAAGTGAATAAGAAGAGGTTTAACCTCTCCAATTTAGCAAAAAAGGATGGTGGGGATAATGTTAGAGATGGACGTAAAGCTCAGTAAATACTTGCATGCACATACACACGCATGCATAATAAAACTGGTTGCGGAATTGGGTGTGGTTTAGTCTACACCTGATGCTGCCAACAAGGTTATGGCTTTGATTTTAAGAACCAAACCCAACCCAACAGCATATTAGGTCTAATTTTCGACCCAGATCCTAGATTTCAGGTCAATTACAGGGCAGACTGTGAGAGGAGCAAACCCTCAGGCAGTTGTTATTGGATGTTATGCCAATCCTTCTAACAAGATGACCATGAAATAATGGTCATTACTTCAATTTCCCATCATGCATCATATCCTCTGCATTATGAAGGGCCTCTGAATCTGATGAAGTAGTTGTTTTGTAGCTACAAAGACCATTATTCTGCTCTCTGCTCATTCTCAAGGTGGATTTAGCACTTTTTTTGCAGAAGATTTAgcctcatgatcaagtccttcCAGCAGACCAGGGAGGTGGATGTATGTGCTCAGACACCATGGAAGGTATCCAAGATGTTCCATATGCACACTGTTATGTTGTCATAGGTGTGGTAGATGCATTCCATTGCTCCAACAGAATACAAGCAGCttcatttattaaaaatatggcACTGGAACTGAAATCAATACAGGGGGGGAAATtaatggggaaaaaaaaaacagttataTAGACAAACATACATCATTATACGATGATGGATAGCTGCAATCATCGTGCACGACCGGCATCAGAGATCCAGGCTATAGGCCAAATGACACCAAGCTGATAACATCCTCAATTTAATTCCCTTTGGGAAAGATAAAATCTTCTACCACACCAAATTATTCTAGCTTGTGCAGCAACAGTTGGATCCTGTGTTGTTGAAAATTGTCATATGTGAGAGTGAGGGAATATGTGcgcgcgcgcgagagagagagatatttgGAGTTCTTCTCTAGTGAATGGAAGCCAGCCATTCCTAAGATGTTTCACGCACTCAAAAAATGCCATTGTCTTATCAGTTCTATTGACAGTAATCCTGCTTCCACGTTCTTCACTGCGTTAACTCAGAACGAGCACAAAGATCATGATCTTAACAGTTCTATTGAAAATGATCTTGTTTGCACATCCTTCACTGAATTAATTTAAGAAGAGAATTTGTTGATCTACGAGCACAGTACTTCTCTAGAGTAGCCTTAAAAGTACTGCTTATCAGATCTAACTAGCCAAGAATGCCTGAACTTTTGACAAGAGTTGTCCTTCTCCAACATTTGTTATGGAGCGGGCCTAGGTTCAGGCGGTAGAGATTATTCATACCGAATTGTTGGATGggcctttgatagctcggggcACCTAGGGATCTACTTCTGCTCGTGTAGCATCTCGAAAGGTGTTCTTCACCTAAAAGTTTCCACCCCCGAGTTTTCTCAAGGACAATTTTGATGGATGTGTACTAGATGGCAGCAGGAGGAAAAGTGTGGGCTTTGTTATCAGAAGCCCGGATTCAAGGGTGGTTGTGGCTGGTGGTTGCCAAATCTTCGACACCTCGGTCCCGGAGGCTGAGCTATGGGGCGTGGGTAGAACTGGGCCATGCTCGTCGGGTGTTGCGGGCCAGAGTAGTACTGCTTGAGGGTGATTCGGCTATGGTTATTGACTGGATCCAGAGTGGCGTCGGTAGTATAGGTGGGTGTCACTCCTTGCTTCGAGACATCTAAGCCATGATCTATGGCGATGTGACCTTTTAGGCTAAGCACGTGTATAGAGAGACCAATGAGGCTGCAGACTGGGTGGCCTCGTACGTGGCCAACTATTCTGAAGATGCCTTTTGGGTCGGGGAGAGGAAGATGCCTATAGCGCTTCAggatttgttattttttgaccTTTTTGGATATGTCCGTAATAGAATTGTATGAATCATCTGTTtcggcaacaaaaaaaaaaaagttagttaAAAATATTGCAAGAATAAGATCCACTCATGTCACATTACAAGTTGAGTTATGTCATGCACATTCAATACCCAAATCTGCAATTAGTTACAGTGTATAGAACTTTCTCTAAATGTTCATCACTGTATGCCCCAGAAACTAGAGAatataagagagaaaaaaagtggAGAGAACATAGAATCATATGTTCTTCACAAACTAAGTACAGATTTAGTCAGATATGATGTAATTGTGTGTGTAGAAGGAAACTTAATTTTAGCATTGTATCTGCCTTGCCTGTTTCTTTTTTCAGGACTTTTCATATCGAAGTCTTTGTATCTTGTTGTATAATTTGCCTATATTCATGCACATATTTCGTGAATCATCATCTTCATGGTCCCAGATTTTTTCAACAATAAGGCAAGGGATCAAGAAAAGGATTGAGCAAACTTCAAAGATCACAAAACCCAAATCAACCATCTGAAATTGGTGCCAAATGATTAGCTAGAGAAACTTCAGGCAGGAAATAGGATTGACAGGTTCTATCATGAGACAACTCTTGCTCTGATGTCTCACTCCCACTCCAACATCAAACTACTACTACATTAAACTTGCCAATACCACATTGGCTCTCACATAAAAGACCAACCCATGCTACTTCATCATGATCGACATCAGGTCAAGCCATctagtagttttttttttggggggtaaGCCGGCCTCTCAATACTTAGCTGTGAAACGCCCAGAACAGTCACAGCACAAAACGCGATCTAATGCCAACGGCACACGATCGAAAATACTCCAAAAAACACTCCCAGAGTGGTGGGCTGCAAAGAAGACGACCCAGTGCActgcactgttcgcctcccgaaaaATATATGAAGCCCGAAATGACTCGAACTCCTTCGCGAGTCGCCAAATATCCCAGAGTAGGGGGTGCAACTCAGACCTGACTTGCCGGCTCCGGATCCAGCCGATCACtatggccgagtcgccctcgagGAATACCCGCCTAGCACTCAGGTGCACTCTGGCATATACAAGGCCCTCCCACGCCGCACGCAACTCCGCCATAAGAACGGACCCATCAAATATACGCCGACCCCCAGTTACAATCATCCTGGAGTCCTGATCACAAAACCCAAGCCGCATCTGTTGTCGCCCTCTGATATACTGCCGTCGAAATTTACCTTGAAGCCATCTAGTAATTTGTGATGTTTACTCTCACATACAAGATTAAGTGTATTGCAGTTATGCGCCCTGCATTCTAAAATACAAAAACAGTTTAACATCTATGAGTATTCTTTCAAATGCATCCTCCGGCTCCTGTCCTTTTGGATGGGAAATAACTTTGAAGGATTGCGGGGATGATGATGTGATAATAACTTTTTAAAAGTATGGGTGAAAGGTAAGATTGAAAATGGATCAGATACTAATATATTGATATCTGTAGATAGGAGtattaaatagataaaaatTAGTATCTATGTTTATTTTGAATAAATATAGATGTGAATCAGGTATtaaatatatctatatttattttaaattaatataaatactAGTTAGATATtaattatatctatattttttctATTCGAATATGAATATAAGTTGGATATTATTCTGATACAAATCATATGATGAGTgaaatttaatattaaaaactaaataaataataaatcataAGTGATAGGTCCACTATTAAGATTGTAAACGATAATGGATTAGGTCGTAGTTATTAAACTTGCATAAAGATCAATTTGACCAAGAGTTTAGATCATTAATCCAACcaaatttatataataatatatccaaaataaaatatgaatatatattattaaaaaatttctaTATATTGCTGTTTTTTCCATGAACTTGGTGAAAAATATACAAAATAATTCATAAAGGGCCCAACCGGATTCAAACCACTGACCTATTGATGTGCAGTCAATTGCTCCACTGAGCTATGAATCCCACTATTATGCTTAATGTATAATAGATTGTACACAGCTGGTACCAAGTCCGAATAAGAGATGAGGTTTGCTGCAACTGAAAGCCAGTTTTATTTAAAACTGCCATCACATCTTACGAACATGAATCAGAGAAGAGAAGACTATGCATCGTATTAGAAAATTAACTTGGTATACTTTACTGTAAATTTATTGTAAAAAAAGGAGGGACATTTTTCTTTATGATTTATTGTTGGTTGCGTCCACTTGTTTTTTGCCCACTTTGACGGTCTTCTACGTAAACAGGAATGTGTTACTGGACTGTCTTTTCACAAATTATTAACTGAGATTTGCAAATGAGGTGTGCACACTTTTATATGACTAAGTTGACCTAAAAAGGGTCACAGATGCTGAATTTATAGAACAATTCTTTTCTCACAAATCAAAATGTATGTTTGTTTTAGTGTCTCTTTTTAAATTTTGTCTTCCTTTACAACAGGAATTCCACTAAACCTGCACCACCACACCTGGAATAAGTCGCAAGCTCATCTTTATCAGCAAAGAAAGgcatataagaaaataaaagaataacccTTTTCCATGGATGTTACTCTATGTTACAACATAAGGTGATGCGCTGATAGCCTCTTTCCATGCAACATACATTTAATTCAATATCCTCAACAAAGTACACAAATGTACACAAATGTCGATTGTTCTTGAGGCTTCTTTTGCTCATTCACCCTTCTGAAAGCCAGTGAGCATGCTCTACAAGATTTGGAGCCCAAGGATCCATTAACATCAGACGCATCTCTTAAGTCCATCCCAACAATTTGTGGGGCATGGCCTCTGTTTCAAGCATATACAGACAAACAAGAAGTATAAGGTTAAGCCCTAGGTGCAGGTATAACGGTAACTAGCAAGTGCTGCCAAAATGTCAGGAGGTCTCCTCCACGCAAGCACTACTAAATTTAATGGAGCTCTTGCCTGCTCGAGTAGTCTTCGAACTTTCAAAGTTCCTGGAGCAGCTCCATCTTGCCGCTTGAAGTTGAGCTAGGCATTTGATCCAAATGGGAACTCTTCAATATCTTGCTTTCCAAACACAACCTGTGAACGAAAGTCCCCACAAAGATGGAGCATAAGGTACTCTTGGCTGAATGTTTCCAAAATTGCAGCTTTACATTTCTCACCCAGTCAGCTTTCCAAAACACTCAGCAGCTGCTCGATCCAAGCATCCTGAAGACCTGAGACATCTTTGATGATGGTTCTCAAGTAATCCTGGATGCCCTTCCTTCTGACGATCATTATAGCTGCAGGCGTTTCATGGTCAGCAACCCAATCGATCAGCATGTCGGCAGTCAGAAAGGCCTTCTTTTCCCCTGCACAAATGCCCGAGTTCTCTCTTTAAGGCTTCCGCATGAATTGAGTGCCAGTCAATTAAATGGATTTGCACAAAGCCCCAGATAGAAATGAAAGCCTGTTAATGTCAATCTCTCCTATTAGATCcagaagaattctctttgccTCCTAGCAATGCCATACTGCAAAGCATCTCGGGACCTGTCACCGGACTGCCTCAAATCATCCAGAGAACTCCCATTCTACTTAGGATTCCTATAGCTACCATTCCTTGGTATATGTGTGTTTGCCTTCTCTTCATCTTCAGATGGTGTCCCAGACTTGGGCTCTGGGAGCATCTCAAAATGCCGCTGCCTCCCAGCAGACCTCGAGCTCCTCATGTTATTCGAGGAAACTTTTGGAGTGCTGGCAGACCCCTTCAGAACCAAGAGTTCTTTAGGGATGCTATCCATGCCCATGAAACATTTCCTCACCTTAGCATCTTCAATCAATGCAGCCCAGTCATCTGACTGCATGAGAGCATTCGCGTTGCCCACGACCTGGAAGAAGATGAATTTTAACACCACATCAATTTGATATCCTTCCTTTCACATTGATACtcaactagagagagagagagagagagagagagagagagagagcaaagcATACCCATAATGCCCTCCTAGCTCGAGTAAGAGCAACATTCATGCGGCGTATGTCAGCAACAAATCCAACACCATGTTTTGAGGCACGCACGCAGGACATGATAATTACATCACGTTCCTGGCCCTGGAATGCATCGACGGTGTTGATGTAGATATCCTTTCCATCCTCTGAGTTCAGAACTTCCTCGAATTCTCGTTGGAGACACTTCAGCTGCAGCTTGTATGGTGTAATTATGCCAACAGTGACTTTCTTGCCACCACTGGCTTTCAGAAACTTCTGAAGATGCACATATAACCGCAGAGAAAACTGTGCTTCATGAATATTTTGGTACGAGACCGATCCCCCTCTGTGGGACTCCCGTCCATGCATGATATCATAAAAGATGTAAGGCTGCAACAAAGGGTCCTTGTAGTAAATTTCGTCAGGAAGGTTGGCTACACTCTCGCTGTCCATCAGACGTCCTTGATAGAAGTATCTAGATGGAAAATCACGTATCTGAGAGTGCATTCTATACTGCACAGACAATAGCATGGTAGGGCAACCTGCTTGTTGAAATCTCTCAAAAAGGCTTCTACTATACAACAAGGTTCCAGCTGCTTTACTAATGACTGTTGCAGGGAGTTGCTGGGGATCACCAACCAGAACACATCTTGCCGCACCCAGTGAAAGGGGAGGCAGGACTGCTACCTCGCTGGCCTGGGCTGCCTCATCAATAACTACCATATCAAAGCCATGACTAAGACGAGAAAATAACTTGCGCCCGCTGCTTGACAACGTAGTGAAAACAATTTCAGCTTCATTAGCAAAACTTGCTTCAAGGCTGGCTCGTGCATCTTCCATATTAAAGCTGCTTCCAGCACGAAACCTGCTTTCTAAGATAAGAAGGCGTGACATCTCAACCAAAACTTTATCTCTGCCCTCTACTGCTGCAGCAAGGTTCTGAAGTAGTACATCACGATTATGATCCCGGGCAGCAAGAACATCAGGATCAACAccaacagatccttgggatcgACCAGCTGCAGCTGCAACGTTAAGTTCTCTCTGAAGATGAGCTATCTCTTGTGAGAACTGTTGTTCACGACTTTTCAGCTGATGCAACCAGCAAATAATCTCATCACGACCCTTAAGCAAAAGCTGTTCAGTTCTTCGCTCAACAGAAACTGCCTGAGCTGCACGGGTTTGTGAATCCACTCCAACACGAGCAACATCAGGACGGTAGACCTTCATCTCCCCATCGATGAAGCCACGGTCAAGGACACGTGCCAGCAGCTCATCTGTGGCAGCATTTGAAGGAGCGCACACAAGCATTCTAGGCTTGGGGCAAAGTTTTGGCAGAGTCCGGAAGAGGTTCTGGTCCATACTTTGCAAAACTTCATCAATTGATCCGCTACCAACACACTCAGAATTACTCTCGCTAGTTTGCTTGTAGCTCTCTGGAGCAAGTTTCTTGAGCAAAGCAGTGTAGTAGTGCTGATATTGGACAAGATGAATAACATTTAACATGCCCCACACGGTGTGTGTCTTCCCAGTTCCAGGAGGGCCCTGAACAAGAGTGAAAGGCCATGGATCTTGCCGTTTTGCCACTCCACCGCTTGTGCCTGCAGCTGTGTGCATCGCAGCCCACTGTATAGCAGCCAACTGAGGACCATTAAAAGTCCTATGGAGATGATCGACAAAATTCTGGGTGAAACAGTCAGGCATGGCAGGAGGCTGCTCTTCACACTTGGGGAAGTGTTCAGGACTAGGCTTCAGAATTGCAGTTTGCATCtgtataataaaatatcatcAGCACTACTCATACAAGAAATACAGGCAAGAAGGTACTTCTGCATCAATTAGGACATATGGTCACCTGCAAGTTAAGACGGCGAAATGCATGAAGAGCAATGTATTCGCGCTGAGTAGTTGCAAGGGACCCAAGAACAGTTAAATACCAAATGCCCCGGGGTTGAAGCTTCCTTAGAATATGATCATCATCCACCTTGCTGAAAGTTAAAAATGGAGTAAAATGCAATATCATATTAGTCTCATGTGGAAAAAATGCAATGAACAAATACACGGGGTAGAAAGAATATCTAATAGGTCCGGTTGAATTTAAGGAGTATAAGTTATTTTGATAGGAGAAAAGATCACATCACTTGACCCAAACAAGAACAAGCCAGCACTTCTTATTTGCCACTACCTAAAGGCAAATACTGTGCTAAGATAGAAGAAATATATGTATATTCTAGCCTGAACATAAGCACAAAGATCTAGATATGGGGGGAAAAAAGATTCCTGCCGATGGTGGTCAAAGGTAACTAATACAAGGGTATCGTTGAGTCTGTCATTTCACTGACCACATGGAGAGTCTATTAAGCAATGAAACAACGATATAAAAACAAGACTCCAACTCCTTGGTGATTTCAAAATTATCCAAGACATTTGGTAAATCAAATTTAACATATTGATCCACCCATGCCAAATTTAAATCTGACCCACTACATTCCTACATGTTAACTCAAAATGCCAACATGGTATTTCATAATTTATTCAAATAATGACAACATTCAACATATTGCTTACTAATCAAACATCAGCCTGATGAATTACAATataacagttcagtcttaggcGGACTGTGCGCCTAAGGGGTGGCTAGACTTTTTTTTTACTGAGTCACTTTTTGAAATCGAGCACATATGCTGGTCTCTAAGCATGCACGCATTATGAAAGTTAAAAACATATTACCTACTAGAATCATATGAATCGCCAACATAAAAATGAAGAATTGCCCCAGGAGGATCACGTGTGTCAATAGGTATGTGTCGCCTAACAGTACCAACAACCCATCCAGTAATGTCCAATTCAACATCGTCATCATTTGCACCGGAATTAATACTTCTCTTATTAGATCTGGCTGTTTGCACAAACACAAGCACAAAACTGTAAACTATGGAAAGTTCAACCTAACCAAAAGAAAGAGTGCAATGCACCATTTAGTTTAACAAAAGAAACATTGTAGACGCAAGCAAAATGGATTGATCCACCAAAATGAAATAAATACGTATAGGCTCAACTGCAAACCTGTACCAGGCCGAGGGGTTGatacaactgcaacatcacctTCCTTGAAAGTCCATTTGCAATCATGCACGGGAAGAACTATGACATCATACCATCCTGGACTTAAAAATGTGAGATGACATTAGGTTAACGGACATGAACAACAGACCTTCAGAATTAGTTGTGAAACTTCAAGAGTATCAATAGGATATCTATAATTCGAAAAGGACCTGATAGATACCAATGACAATAAAACTAGATGTTGGAAATAACAACGCAAGCCAGCACAGTGTAAAAAATAATAGCACACTACAAAGATTTCAGGTAGATAAATCAACTGCTTCCAACTAGCACCAAGAATTGAGAATCAAGACCAATGAATGTTTAGACGTAGAACTAGTTTACCAGTCAAAACTCCCTGGGTAGGAATGAAAACTATTCAGCCAGCCACTGTAGCAGCAAGTATTGTTCCTTTGCAGAACATATACTTTCAAAGATATCACAGGCTAGCTTGACCTGCACAAAACAGGCACATTATCTTTCAAGCAAGTGTTGCAGTGCTCTGCAGAAACTCAGAGCTCAATCCAACTCCTTCATGTACCCTTCATATGGTCCTTTCAAAGGTCCACCTCCATGCATAACAGCAATACCACCATAAAGGAATATTCAGAATCCAACAAAATCAGCATATGATGCATTGCTAAAAAGAAAAACCCCTACATGTAACAATCAACTGCTAGTTGCTCTGAGCACCAGTTAATGCAACAGGAAAAATGCCTTCTACAATGAAGATTGAATTATTAGAAAGCTGAATTATTAGAAAGAGCAAATCATCATTAAAAAAGGGTTATTTAACCTCTAGATCCCTACAGAATTCAAATATTGCAAATACAAATCAACCAAATCATCCCACCAGTCCACCAGACAACCAAGGCTGAATCTAAGATTCCTGAAGGACCTCCAAGGTCCAATCTGAGCCTTGACCAAATCACTCAAGCAGAAGTCTGAGAGTTTTCATAACATTTTGATTCCCAGAAGGTCCGCAAGCATTCAGCATGAGATGATATAATGCCCTTGCCATCAAATTAGAGACTTTTAGTAGGACACAAGTCCTCAACTAAGAATGATattaatttcaataattgggtATATCATACAATTATGACAGCATGGTAACTCAAGCACACAAGTTACTGGAATGGCATGACGTATCCAGTCCTGAAATGGTGCACAAGAGTTCAAAGCCAACAATTACCGTGAGGTAAAGGCTACTTGTAACACCAACGCAATAATATATTCTGGACAAATTTCATTCT
The nucleotide sequence above comes from Phoenix dactylifera cultivar Barhee BC4 unplaced genomic scaffold, palm_55x_up_171113_PBpolish2nd_filt_p 000447F, whole genome shotgun sequence. Encoded proteins:
- the LOC120106069 gene encoding thaumatin-like protein, whose product is METMLLLRLSALLLLLLLLPAALPSEAATLALYNRCRETVWPGIQPSAGKPILARGGFRLLPNQAYSIRLPPGWSGRVWGRQGCTFDPATSRGRCATGDCGGNLFCAGLGGSTPATLVEITLGQGQTQDFYDVSLVDGYNLGISMTPFRGKASVGGGGGGARCAAAGCVSDLNAVCPAGLAVRDGGRGGGRVVGCKSACSAFGSPRYCCTGSYGGPQQCKPTSYSRLFKTACPRAYSYAYDDATSILTCSPGASYLVTFCPHH
- the LOC103719924 gene encoding helicase sen1-like isoform X1, coding for MGCRGRPLFDLNELPAEEENENDSVLFQPQKSVPIPNPHTSSIFPPSEGCQRIVNNHAFTHASSGSGFQPFVRSKDQQNSKDGSKQKADDSNANQASTSMATSHREDNKFSLLGSSGNQDAQAVEREEGEWSDMEDNLDNLDTVRSNISGKHLEVNTEIAQLQKAIEEINPVSVKADENSCNDSNLLGPSNNEVGDAFKDAKVQDPSGSENNRTADCNYKGDALADGLEEPSSIAKTKEVKGVEASYALRFANNPAKRPKLDEHKEAMLGKKRGRQTVFINVEDAKQAGPMKTSTPRRQTSFPTPIITRTVKDMSRASPAGVERAVDRQSQLITKDQKQSDIASSEGSNPLEPSDQKAESNGDVNPGSISRSKKINNNEFCSESYLPPIPRQASWKQSVDSRQYKNPTILSRKPSVTGQSISDQKLGNKKHLASKKQSSNNIQYQDTSVERLLREVTNEKFWHHPEETELQCVPGRFESVEEYVRVFEPLLFEECRAQLYSTYEELTETVTRDVHIMVRVKTVERRERGWYDVIVLPVHDCKWTFKEGDVAVVSTPRPGTARSNKRSINSGANDDDVELDITGWVVGTVRRHIPIDTRDPPGAILHFYVGDSYDSSSKVDDDHILRKLQPRGIWYLTVLGSLATTQREYIALHAFRRLNLQMQTAILKPSPEHFPKCEEQPPAMPDCFTQNFVDHLHRTFNGPQLAAIQWAAMHTAAGTSGGVAKRQDPWPFTLVQGPPGTGKTHTVWGMLNVIHLVQYQHYYTALLKKLAPESYKQTSESNSECVGSGSIDEVLQSMDQNLFRTLPKLCPKPRMLVCAPSNAATDELLARVLDRGFIDGEMKVYRPDVARVGVDSQTRAAQAVSVERRTEQLLLKGRDEIICWLHQLKSREQQFSQEIAHLQRELNVAAAAGRSQGSVGVDPDVLAARDHNRDVLLQNLAAAVEGRDKVLVEMSRLLILESRFRAGSSFNMEDARASLEASFANEAEIVFTTLSSSGRKLFSRLSHGFDMVVIDEAAQASEVAVLPPLSLGAARCVLVGDPQQLPATVISKAAGTLLYSRSLFERFQQAGCPTMLLSVQYRMHSQIRDFPSRYFYQGRLMDSESVANLPDEIYYKDPLLQPYIFYDIMHGRESHRGGSVSYQNIHEAQFSLRLYVHLQKFLKASGGKKVTVGIITPYKLQLKCLQREFEEVLNSEDGKDIYINTVDAFQGQERDVIIMSCVRASKHGVGFVADIRRMNVALTRARRALWVVGNANALMQSDDWAALIEDAKVRKCFMGMDSIPKELLVLKGSASTPKVSSNNMRSSRSAGRQRHFEMLPEPKSGTPSEDEEKANTHIPRNGSYRNPK
- the LOC103719924 gene encoding helicase sen1-like isoform X2 yields the protein MGCRGRPLFDLNELPAEEENENDSVLFQPQKSVPIPNPHTSSIFPPSEGCQRIVNNHAFTHASSGSGFQPFVRSKDQQNSKDGSKQKADDSNANQASTSMATSHREDNKFSLLGSSGNQDAQAVEREEGEWSDMEDNLDNLDTVRSNISGKHLEVNTEIAQLQKAIEEINPVSVKADENSCNDSNLLGPSNNEVGDAFKDAKVQDPSGSENNRTADCNYKGDALADGLEEPSSIAKTKEVKGVEASYALRFANNPAKRPKLDEHKEAMLGKKRGRQTVFINVEDAKQAGPMKTSTPRRQTSFPTPIITRTVKDMSRASPAGVERAVDRQSQLITKDQKQSDIASSEGSNPLEPSDQKAESNGDVNPGSISRSKKINNNEFCSESYLPPIPRQASWKQSVDSRQYKNPTILSRKPSVTGQSISDQKLGNKKHLASKKQSSNNIQYQDTSVERLLREVTNEKFWHHPEETELQCVPGRFESVEEYVRVFEPLLFEECRAQLYSTYEELTETVTRDVHIMVRVKTVERRERGWYDVIVLPVHDCKWTFKEGDVAVVSTPRPARSNKRSINSGANDDDVELDITGWVVGTVRRHIPIDTRDPPGAILHFYVGDSYDSSSKVDDDHILRKLQPRGIWYLTVLGSLATTQREYIALHAFRRLNLQMQTAILKPSPEHFPKCEEQPPAMPDCFTQNFVDHLHRTFNGPQLAAIQWAAMHTAAGTSGGVAKRQDPWPFTLVQGPPGTGKTHTVWGMLNVIHLVQYQHYYTALLKKLAPESYKQTSESNSECVGSGSIDEVLQSMDQNLFRTLPKLCPKPRMLVCAPSNAATDELLARVLDRGFIDGEMKVYRPDVARVGVDSQTRAAQAVSVERRTEQLLLKGRDEIICWLHQLKSREQQFSQEIAHLQRELNVAAAAGRSQGSVGVDPDVLAARDHNRDVLLQNLAAAVEGRDKVLVEMSRLLILESRFRAGSSFNMEDARASLEASFANEAEIVFTTLSSSGRKLFSRLSHGFDMVVIDEAAQASEVAVLPPLSLGAARCVLVGDPQQLPATVISKAAGTLLYSRSLFERFQQAGCPTMLLSVQYRMHSQIRDFPSRYFYQGRLMDSESVANLPDEIYYKDPLLQPYIFYDIMHGRESHRGGSVSYQNIHEAQFSLRLYVHLQKFLKASGGKKVTVGIITPYKLQLKCLQREFEEVLNSEDGKDIYINTVDAFQGQERDVIIMSCVRASKHGVGFVADIRRMNVALTRARRALWVVGNANALMQSDDWAALIEDAKVRKCFMGMDSIPKELLVLKGSASTPKVSSNNMRSSRSAGRQRHFEMLPEPKSGTPSEDEEKANTHIPRNGSYRNPK